In the Bacteroides sp. genome, one interval contains:
- a CDS encoding [Fe-Fe] hydrogenase large subunit C-terminal domain-containing protein codes for MTDISHLEKVQANIDKKKKEVIFFVSPSATASIVEHFGIKPDQNPGWYVCSAIKKMGGNKVFDLGVTSDLNIREEARLLIERVRKGSKHPLFSSCCPSWVKFVEEFQPELIPFLSTSKSPQQIFGTLLKTWYAKKENILPDNIFSVAVMPCTGKKFEASRDELTVKGISEVDAVLTIREFIRMIRANGIDLRKVHPVPFDEPFSGSSRNALKLGYSGGKAEAVAFELFENLKSSGKETFKFNIPKTISGRKESKLTVGKKTFGFAWVSGISNAKAYIDELIAEGRNDIHYIEVMACLEGCVGGGGQPINRIPDIPRNRKKICQDMEKFTLIQKPSENPCLDNIFRTMEEKPDEENLPVLFHTRFIKREITR; via the coding sequence TTGACAGATATTTCCCATTTAGAAAAGGTTCAGGCGAACATTGATAAAAAGAAAAAGGAGGTGATATTTTTTGTATCCCCTTCCGCTACAGCTTCTATTGTCGAACATTTTGGGATTAAGCCCGATCAAAACCCGGGATGGTATGTTTGCTCTGCAATAAAAAAAATGGGGGGCAACAAGGTCTTTGATCTTGGGGTTACTTCTGACCTCAACATCCGTGAAGAAGCAAGACTATTAATTGAGCGGGTAAGAAAAGGCAGTAAGCACCCCTTATTTTCTTCCTGCTGTCCATCCTGGGTAAAATTTGTGGAAGAGTTCCAACCCGAATTAATTCCTTTCCTTTCCACTTCCAAATCCCCGCAGCAAATTTTTGGAACACTTCTAAAAACATGGTATGCCAAAAAGGAAAATATTCTACCAGATAATATTTTTAGTGTTGCTGTCATGCCCTGTACAGGGAAAAAATTTGAGGCTTCCCGTGATGAATTAACCGTTAAGGGCATTTCAGAAGTTGATGCGGTTTTGACCATACGGGAGTTCATTCGAATGATTAGGGCTAATGGGATCGACCTAAGGAAAGTCCATCCAGTTCCATTTGACGAACCATTCTCAGGTTCCAGCCGAAATGCCCTTAAACTAGGTTATTCTGGGGGAAAGGCAGAAGCCGTCGCCTTCGAATTATTTGAGAACCTCAAATCTTCAGGAAAAGAAACCTTCAAGTTCAACATTCCTAAAACCATTTCTGGAAGGAAGGAATCAAAACTTACAGTTGGGAAAAAGACTTTTGGATTTGCCTGGGTCAGTGGGATCAGCAATGCCAAGGCTTATATTGATGAGTTGATCGCTGAAGGACGCAACGACATTCATTATATCGAAGTAATGGCATGCCTGGAGGGATGCGTTGGAGGAGGGGGTCAACCAATAAACAGAATCCCGGATATACCCAGAAACCGAAAAAAGATTTGTCAGGATATGGAAAAATTCACATTAATCCAAAAACCCTCCGAAAACCCTTGCCTGGATAATATTTTCAGGACAATGGAGGAAAAACCTGACGAAGAGAATCTGCCAGTACTTTTCCATACGCGTTTCATCAAAAGAGAGATAACGAGATAA
- a CDS encoding [Fe-Fe] hydrogenase large subunit C-terminal domain-containing protein, which translates to MDQPVVNQFIFTVKDRCKVCYTCVRECPAKAIKIINGQAEIIPSRCISCGNCVKVCSRDAKMFTFAIDKVKKLLREEKEVAAIVAPSIAAEFTDISDYHAFVGMIRALGFRYVNEVAFGAELVANKYQELLQKNPERSYISTSCPAIVNYVEKHHPQIIESLAPVVSPMVATAKVLKKMHSDGLKIVFIGPCIAKKGEAVIDDFKGLVDEAISFIELRRMFAEKGVTEYNVEPSDFDPPTAGKGAVFPISGGMLQTVNLEEDYISGEIVVAEGRQDIIEVLREFEEGYLEAKLFDLLCCNGCINGPGMSNKQQFFNKRKSISNFAKRKFDKLNIAEWKKNIDTYLQLDLSRTFVPDDQRFPNPPNSEEIRNVLTKLGKVLPEDELNCGACGYDTCYDHAVAILKGIAETEMCLPYTIDKLHEYIKELDISNKKLESTRAALKQSEKLASMGQLAAGIAHEVNNPLGVVIMYAHILLDEVEENSPLYRDLKLIVEQADRCKKIVGGLLNFARKSKVSISQVNVDQLIKDGLRTLVLPPNIKLVIQNRTKDPLVECDHDQMIQVFGNLFKNAVDAMSEGGTLRVTIDENDNNDDILFEVSDTGTGIAPENQERMFEPFFTTKENGKGTGLGLPIIYGIVKMHRGAIKVESNNNPDKGDTGTSFFVTIPRQTANLEEESLSIA; encoded by the coding sequence ATGGATCAACCTGTTGTAAACCAGTTTATTTTCACGGTTAAAGACCGTTGCAAGGTTTGTTACACCTGCGTCAGGGAATGCCCTGCCAAAGCCATAAAAATTATCAATGGCCAGGCCGAGATCATTCCATCACGTTGTATTTCCTGTGGAAATTGTGTAAAGGTCTGCAGCAGGGATGCCAAGATGTTTACTTTCGCTATCGACAAGGTAAAAAAACTCCTTAGAGAAGAAAAAGAAGTCGCTGCAATCGTTGCGCCAAGTATTGCGGCTGAATTTACTGATATCTCCGATTATCATGCTTTTGTAGGCATGATACGCGCCCTGGGTTTTCGGTATGTCAATGAAGTGGCATTTGGCGCTGAGCTGGTTGCAAATAAATACCAGGAACTCCTTCAAAAAAATCCTGAACGTTCCTATATATCAACAAGTTGCCCTGCCATTGTCAACTATGTTGAAAAGCATCATCCCCAGATTATTGAATCATTGGCTCCTGTTGTTTCCCCAATGGTTGCCACAGCTAAGGTCTTGAAAAAAATGCATAGCGACGGCCTGAAGATTGTGTTTATTGGACCTTGTATAGCTAAGAAGGGAGAAGCTGTCATCGATGATTTTAAAGGTCTTGTTGATGAAGCTATTTCTTTTATCGAACTAAGAAGGATGTTTGCTGAGAAAGGGGTGACCGAATACAATGTAGAACCCTCCGATTTTGATCCTCCTACCGCCGGAAAAGGTGCAGTATTCCCCATCAGCGGTGGAATGCTTCAGACTGTTAACCTTGAAGAAGACTACATTAGCGGAGAGATTGTTGTGGCTGAAGGCCGCCAGGATATCATTGAGGTTTTGCGGGAGTTTGAGGAGGGTTACCTGGAGGCAAAGCTTTTTGACCTGCTTTGTTGCAATGGTTGTATCAACGGGCCTGGGATGAGCAATAAACAGCAGTTTTTTAATAAAAGGAAAAGCATCTCAAATTTTGCCAAACGAAAATTTGACAAACTCAACATTGCTGAATGGAAAAAGAATATCGATACCTACCTCCAGCTGGACTTAAGCAGAACATTTGTTCCCGATGATCAGCGTTTTCCAAACCCGCCGAACTCAGAAGAAATCCGAAACGTACTCACAAAACTTGGCAAAGTTTTACCTGAAGATGAATTAAATTGCGGAGCTTGCGGTTACGACACCTGTTATGATCATGCTGTAGCCATATTGAAGGGAATTGCCGAAACCGAGATGTGCCTGCCTTACACCATCGATAAACTTCATGAATACATCAAAGAGCTGGATATCTCTAATAAAAAACTGGAATCCACCCGGGCCGCACTTAAACAAAGTGAAAAACTGGCCTCCATGGGACAACTTGCTGCAGGAATCGCTCACGAAGTTAATAATCCACTTGGGGTGGTTATTATGTATGCCCATATCTTACTGGATGAAGTGGAAGAAAACTCTCCATTATACCGTGACCTGAAATTAATTGTGGAGCAGGCCGATCGTTGTAAAAAAATTGTTGGTGGCTTGCTCAACTTTGCCCGGAAAAGCAAGGTCTCCATCAGCCAGGTGAATGTAGATCAGCTCATTAAAGACGGACTCCGGACCCTTGTTTTGCCACCGAACATTAAGCTGGTAATCCAAAACAGGACAAAGGATCCCTTGGTTGAATGTGATCATGACCAAATGATACAAGTCTTTGGAAACCTTTTTAAAAATGCGGTGGATGCCATGTCAGAGGGAGGAACCCTCAGGGTGACCATTGACGAAAATGACAATAACGATGATATTTTGTTTGAAGTCTCTGACACTGGGACCGGGATAGCACCTGAAAATCAGGAAAGGATGTTTGAGCCTTTCTTTACCACTAAAGAGAATGGAAAGGGTACTGGGTTGGGGCTTCCAATTATTTACGGTATTGTCAAAATGCATCGGGGAGCGATTAAGGTTGAAAGCAACAACAATCCAGATAAAGGAGATACAGGAACCAGTTTCTTTGTTACAATCCCGCGCCAGACGGCCAATCTGGAAGAAGAAAGTTTAAGCATTGCATAA
- a CDS encoding response regulator, giving the protein MLKKVKRTILVVDDDLDYLFQMRSAIQDMGFEVITAATQKEAENIIERTKPDLAILDLMMESQDTGFILCHIIKNKYPGVPIIIASAVTAETGMIFDVNTQEDQDWIKADLFLDKGIRNDQLHKEINKLLKI; this is encoded by the coding sequence ATGTTAAAGAAAGTAAAAAGAACCATCTTAGTGGTTGACGATGACCTGGATTATCTTTTTCAAATGAGATCAGCCATTCAGGACATGGGGTTTGAGGTGATCACGGCAGCGACCCAAAAAGAAGCCGAGAACATTATTGAAAGGACAAAACCCGACCTGGCTATCCTCGATTTAATGATGGAAAGCCAGGATACTGGATTTATCTTGTGCCATATAATCAAAAATAAATATCCCGGTGTCCCGATTATTATTGCTTCAGCTGTAACCGCTGAAACCGGTATGATATTCGATGTTAATACCCAGGAAGACCAGGACTGGATAAAAGCTGATCTTTTCCTGGATAAGGGAATCAGAAATGACCAACTTCACAAGGAAATCAACAAATTACTGAAGATCTAG
- a CDS encoding ATP-binding protein produces the protein MGKLNLLVVDDEPGIRSGVIRILENFSVSYPFMDEDFDYNVVEAPTGEDALTYLVDQKFDIVLLDNKLPGIQGIEVLEFINKKQLDVVVVMITSYASLDLAVKATRKGAYDFVPKPFTPKELRATVETITKQLFLRRMTQKLNLEGKQIRFQFLSVLSHELKAPINAIEGYLKMMQGKKEGDQIDDYMEMIDRSLFRVQSMRNLIMDMLDFTRIESGKKSRNIESIMLCEIAQQSIDSFQPLSIQKGIDIYLNCGTKVPIQADRQEIEIVLNNLISNSIKYNKEGGRVDVSLGKEESNAIIRVEDTGIGMNADDLDKLFEDFVRIKTEETKNISGSGLGLSIVKKILELYEADIKVESTPGEGSSFTVIFPIENQ, from the coding sequence ATGGGAAAACTGAACTTGCTGGTTGTTGATGATGAACCCGGGATCAGGAGCGGAGTAATTCGTATCCTCGAAAATTTTTCTGTAAGTTATCCTTTCATGGATGAGGATTTTGATTACAATGTTGTGGAGGCACCCACCGGAGAAGATGCCCTGACCTATTTGGTCGACCAAAAATTTGACATTGTATTACTTGACAACAAACTACCTGGAATCCAGGGAATTGAAGTGCTTGAATTTATTAACAAAAAGCAACTGGATGTGGTAGTTGTCATGATCACTTCCTATGCCTCACTTGACCTGGCCGTCAAAGCTACTCGAAAAGGGGCGTATGATTTCGTTCCCAAGCCCTTTACCCCCAAGGAACTTCGTGCCACCGTCGAAACCATTACCAAGCAGTTGTTTCTGAGACGAATGACCCAAAAACTTAATTTGGAAGGAAAACAAATCCGGTTTCAGTTCTTATCGGTGCTTTCTCACGAGCTGAAAGCGCCTATCAACGCCATTGAAGGTTACCTCAAAATGATGCAGGGAAAAAAAGAAGGTGACCAGATTGATGATTATATGGAAATGATTGACCGGTCTTTGTTTCGTGTTCAAAGTATGCGCAACCTGATTATGGACATGCTTGATTTCACCCGCATCGAATCAGGGAAAAAATCAAGGAATATTGAATCTATCATGTTGTGTGAAATTGCCCAGCAAAGTATCGACTCCTTCCAGCCCCTCAGCATCCAGAAAGGCATTGACATTTACCTCAATTGTGGAACCAAAGTTCCAATCCAGGCCGATCGCCAGGAAATTGAGATTGTGCTGAACAACCTCATCAGCAATTCCATCAAATACAACAAAGAAGGAGGCAGGGTTGATGTCAGCCTGGGTAAAGAAGAAAGCAATGCCATCATCAGGGTTGAAGATACCGGTATTGGCATGAACGCTGACGATCTGGATAAACTATTCGAAGACTTTGTGCGGATCAAAACAGAAGAGACTAAAAACATCAGTGGAAGTGGCCTGGGCCTTTCCATTGTCAAAAAGATACTCGAGCTGTATGAAGCTGACATAAAAGTTGAAAGCACACCAGGAGAAGGTAGCAGTTTTACTGTCATTTTTCCCATTGAAAACCAATAA
- a CDS encoding redox-sensing transcriptional repressor Rex, translated as MPNKKIIELPGKTVERLSQYRRLLYNSVQMGKTNIYSHELARMMNLTPVQVRRDLMLIGYSGSQSKGYVIKDLITLIGKIIDSESGQRIAVIGMGNLGRAITSYFTGKREKLSIVAAFDNDPQKYDRIIAGVPCFHINKMKEIVEKENISIAVLTVAPQSTHEVTKIMLDAGVKGILNYTSVPVSVPEGVFLEEYDIITSLEKLAFLVKK; from the coding sequence ATGCCAAACAAAAAAATAATAGAACTTCCGGGAAAAACCGTAGAACGCCTGAGCCAATATCGTCGGCTGCTCTACAATAGTGTCCAGATGGGGAAAACCAATATTTACTCCCATGAGTTGGCCCGTATGATGAACCTGACACCCGTCCAGGTTCGCCGTGACCTGATGCTGATAGGGTACTCCGGGAGCCAAAGCAAAGGCTACGTAATCAAGGACCTCATTACGCTCATTGGGAAAATCATTGACAGCGAATCGGGTCAGCGCATAGCAGTCATTGGAATGGGTAACCTAGGACGGGCCATTACCAGCTATTTTACAGGAAAACGCGAAAAGCTGTCCATTGTAGCTGCATTCGATAATGACCCCCAGAAATACGACCGTATTATCGCGGGGGTTCCCTGCTTCCATATCAATAAGATGAAAGAAATTGTCGAAAAGGAAAATATCAGCATTGCAGTACTTACCGTTGCCCCCCAGTCAACCCATGAAGTGACCAAAATCATGCTGGATGCCGGTGTAAAGGGAATTCTGAATTACACTTCCGTGCCGGTTTCCGTACCCGAGGGGGTTTTCCTGGAAGAATATGATATTATCACCTCCCTCGAAAAACTGGCTTTCCTGGTAAAGAAATAG